One region of Deltaproteobacteria bacterium genomic DNA includes:
- the rpmA gene encoding 50S ribosomal protein L27 has product MAHKKGQGSASNGRDSHGQRRGVKLYDGDKVKAGGIIVRQVGMRYMPGKDAGLGKDYTIFALKNGTVKFGRSGDKVTVNILTE; this is encoded by the coding sequence ATGGCTCATAAAAAAGGACAGGGCAGCGCAAGTAACGGCAGAGACAGCCATGGTCAGAGACGCGGAGTAAAGCTTTATGATGGAGATAAGGTTAAAGCAGGAGGTATAATTGTAAGGCAGGTTGGAATGAGATATATGCCTGGCAAAGATGCCGGGCTCGGTAAGGATTATACGATTTTTGCGCTTAAAAATGGAACTGTTAAATTTGGCCGTTCAGGGGATAAGGTCACTGTAAACATTTTAACCGAGTAA